One window of the Rosa rugosa chromosome 3, drRosRugo1.1, whole genome shotgun sequence genome contains the following:
- the LOC133736474 gene encoding probable receptor-like protein kinase At1g80640, whose protein sequence is MSAPLPPPSFSPTSPIASSMASFSPGIQQGSEGNQMDSHKKPLIALIVTCATLGAVLLSLLCLWFYHRKYKFLKRNAQSSDAEKELALSPFFGKFNSIKMVGNKGSVTVIEYKLIEKGTSNFRESNILGEGGFGCVYRARLDDSLIVAVKKLDCATEDAEKEFENEVELLHKIQHPNIISFLGCSIDGDSRFIVYELMHNGSVETQLHGPSHGSALTWPMRMKIALDAARGLEYLHEYCNPPVIHRDLKTSNILLDANFNAKLSDFGLAVADGAKNNNNIKLSGTLGYVAPEYLLDGKLTDKSDVYAFGVVLLELLLGRRPVEKLAPTQCQSLVTWAMPQLTDRSKLPHIVDPMIKDTMDLKHLYQVAAVAVLCVQPEPSYRPLITDVLHSLVPLVPVELGGTLRVTQPAPPGNP, encoded by the exons ATGTCTGCCCCTCTTCCCCCGCCAAGCTTCTCACCCACTTCCCCAATTGCTTCATCAATGGCTTCCTTCTCTCCAG GAATTCAACAGGGAAGTGAAGGAAATCAAATGGATTCGCATAAGAAACCGCTCATTGCCCTCATTGTGACTTGTGCAACACTTGGTGCAGTTTTGTTGTCACTATTGTGTTTGTGGTTTTATCACAGGAAGTACAAGTTCCTTAAGAGAAATGCTCAGAGCTCAG ATGCCGAGAAGGAGCTGGCATTGTCTCCATTTTTCGGTAAATTCAATTCCATAAAGATGGTTGGAAACAAAGGGTCTGTGACAGTAATTGAGTATAAGCTAATAGAAAAGGGCACTAGCAATTTTCGGGAGAGTAATATCTTGGGCGAGGGTGGATTTGGATGCGTTTACCGGGCTCGTTTGGATGATAGTTTGATTGTTGCTGTCAAGAAACTGGACTGTGCAACTGAGGATGCTGAAAAAGAATTTGAG AATGAGGTGGAGTTATTACATAAAATTCAGCATCCgaatataatttcttttttgggctGTAGTATTGATGGTGACTCAAGGTTCATTGTTTATGAATTGATGCATAATGGTTCTGTGGAAACTCAATTGCATG GACCCTCTCATGGATCGGCATTAACATGGCCTATGCGAATGAAAATTGCTCTGGATGCTGCAAG AGGATTAGAGTATTTGCATGAGTACTGCAACCCTCCAGTGATCCATAGAGATCTGAAAACATCTAATATTCTTTTGGATGCCAACTTCAATGCCAAG CTCTCTGATTTTGGTCTTGCTGTGGCTGATGGGGCCAAAAACAATAATAACATCAAGCTTTCTGGCACCTTGGGTTATGTTGCTCCCGAGTATCTTTTGGATG GTAAGTTGACGGACAAGAGTGATGTCTATGCTTTTGGAGTTGTACTTTTGGAGCTTCTACTAGGAAGAAGGCCTGTAGAAAAACTGGCACCAACTCAATGCCAATCCTTAGTCACATGG GCCATGCCTCAGCTTACTGACCGATCAAAGCTTCCCCACATTGTGGATCCCATGATCAAAGATACAATGGATCTGAAGCACTTGTACCAG GTTGCTGCTGTAGCTGTGTTATGTGTGCAACCCGAACCAAGTTACCGCCCACTAATAACAGATGTTTTGCATTCTCTTGTCCCTCTTGTTCCTGTCGAGCTCGGAGGGACACTTAGAGTTACACAACCTGCACCTCCAGGAAACCCCTAA